The genomic DNA AGGTTTAATGAACAatgaagatttttatttagaaatgtgcaagggcATGACCAAAGACACAATAGTAATTCAAGCAAAAACACCACATAAGGTATGGAAAATGGATAGTAGAAGCTTGGAGTTGTAGAGAGGGTGAtatttaccagtcctgaagaggaaTCCCCAGAAAGCGGAGTGTGGCTCTGAGGGTGATCTGAGAAGAGACGCTTTGGATGGTTGGACAGAATTCCTGTGATTGCTCACTGCAGTCACAAAATGGACATGTGCGGGGTGGATATTTTATATCCTCTTTGGTGCCCTCGAGGGGGACTTAAAATTCCCACACAACAGTACAATGAGTTTGAGTGTTTTCTCGTGGAATTGACAAAAACGCTATCCCAGTTGATGGTCTTAACTTTgattaacaaaacagtgattggatgtaGGGCAACCCTAAGATAGATGGATAGGGAAATTGTCTGGGAACACGGCAGGAGGGTAAGTAGGAGATATAACCTTACTCAGCTTAGTGCAATGGGACCACCTTTGtctccagtgcaagaggataCGTGGATAGCCTGTGGGGAGAATAGAgcgatcagcaaacccatttaatcTTTATTTTGGTATTACCTAGATCCTTCACATGCCTTTAGATCAATGTGTCTTTCCCATGGGAAAGCTttgtgacctcttaaaacatACCTGGCtccaaatatgaaaaatatggaAATATGAAACACCATGTATAGCACAGGGGGTGCAGAGTATGTTAACAGGTCCCACCTACTAACTCACATATTTTTGCATAGCAAAATATTAGCATTTGAttacttttaccttttaaaaatatatgagagCAGATCAGTAATTAAAACCGcttgtctcctcctccttccctgcaaAGAAATAGGAATTTTGATGTAAATTAATAGGCCATTGAAGTTTATTCAGGGGATACCAAGCAGGGTACTGTGCTAAACAGTAAATGAAGAGGTCTTGTAAAATGGATGTTTAAAAATTAAcaccaaggatttttttaaaatgtattaatttattaatttattttgttgaGTGATACATCTGAATAAACTTTAGAAACATGGGGAAGGATCTGTCTGGATGATACAGTGGTACAGAATACTTGTGTGGAATCTCCACATTAATTTCACTTTTGCAGAAAAAGCATAAAGTAGCACCCAAAGACCCTTCTGTGGGAGCAACCtagaagcagggacgtagccaagggggggtgttcttggggtccggaccccccttccattagaaaaatgaatggtgtgtgctgctgtgccgccacacccaagccccattataatggtggcacttagtctggacccccccccccttcctaaaatcctagctatgtccctgctagAAGTGGACAGCATAATGAAATTTGAACTGCATTCACAACTGAAATGCCTTGAGGTTGATTCTTTGTTCTTTTGTAGACTTGCTTTTGATCCCTGTGTCTCTATATTGTTTCTCCATCCAGACAATGTCTCTGTCTTCATTCTGCATTATATATATTTGGGATGGCATTGCTTTTGAATCAAATTGCATTTGTTGCTACTGTTGATTCTTCACAGATGGAAATTAAATGGGCAGTGTTGCACTCATTCCTCTCATTATACATTCATCATTAGCACAGACATAGACAACCAAGCCCAGAAATAATGGTGTATGGTGAGGAGACGGAAGGAAAAAGACCCAAAAGGAGAAGCAGAAGTGCATGCATAGCAGCTTGCAGTGAAAAGCAACGATAAAGTTAGATATGCTTCCTGTTCCTGTACTAGTAAGCAGCAACTCTGAATGTGCCTCTGTTCTGTTGGTCTTACCATACTTACCGATACAGACAGACCATGGAGTAGACCATGAAAGCTTAACGGGGACAAGAAATATATGAAGTAGATGGACAACAGCAGGGAAGGAGAATTCGACGCTCAGACACCTTACAGAAACATTAAGACACTCACTTCTCTTTTCTCGGCATCATAAAGAGAACTCCTTCCAATTAACTGATTGCTAATTTTatgacttttttattatttaaacctGCCTGCTGTACCCCATCAATAATGAGGTAAGGAATTAAATGGAGGACCAATTACATCTTTCTGTCTAGGCTTTGAAAGATCTTCTCTTGGGATATATTGTAGCAATGAGGAACTATGTTCCAAATATCTCTGTGTCAGGAGGGATGGACATTAGTTTTGCATGGTGTTATGGATGTGAGTGCTGGGACTAAAATGGAGTTGAGATTAACACATTTTCCCTCCATGAattactttttctctctccctattTTAAAAACTAGACTTGCTGTATTTTGCAAAAATTTAGCCAGTGAACGTTTTCTCgccatagaaccacagagttgtaagagacctcaaaggccacaATTTTCTCTCTTTGCTAAATCCCTGTGTTCCAGATTATTAAGGGATATTGgacctgtttttgttttaaagtggtAACTCTATTAATTAATGTCCCACATTTAATATCTTGTCATTTGTCACAGTACTCAGTGACTGATAGCTACATGTGTGCTCTGGCTCTGCTTGAAAGCAGTGTGTTCAAGGTGATGTGAAGGTTCTTTGGTGACATTTGATTCATTGAACGAGGCAACCAGTGAAGGCCTGTGGTCCAAACAGAGAGGGGCATTTTATCCTGCTTCCTCTACTCAAACCAGAGGCTCTTTGTACATGCAAGACACCAACACATACGTTTATATAGGCTTAACAGGCACATGTGATCCAAATGGTGGAAAGGGGAGCAATGCAATAATTCTATCTACTGTACTTTGTGACCCTTTATGGATTGTGGCAGAGTGTTGAAGCATTTTCCTAATGAGGATTCTTTCTAAATCTTTCTCTTCCAAATAGTGATATCCCTCTTTTCTATTCTCATCCCCATACAGGTGGTTCCACCGTGACCTGAGTGGCATAGATGCTGAGGCATTACTCAAAGCACGAGGAATTCATGGCAGTTTTTTGGCTCGCCCTAGCCGGAAGAACAAAGGGGATTTTTCCCTTTCTGTCAGGTAATTGGTCAGCCATTACATTGggcccatagagacaggccaaaataaagctgcttcaggtcactttgaaggtatgctgtttaaatgatgcatgcatcctaaaaggccagaagctgcaccaaagctgcgctccagtccttagcttggcttctggcctcttaggacgcatgcaacatttaaacagcatatctccaaagtgacccgaagcagctttattttggcctgtctgtacgggctctatGTTTTCTTATTAGTGATGTCCTACTCCTCTTTATGAAACTTCTGGAAGCTCTGTTATCTGTCAGTCTTTATGGCCCTATAAGCAATCCTACCCTACAGATGCATGAAAGCTTTCCCTCTGTGAGAATAATTTCCTGTTGGGCATGTTCCCAGGTTTAATTTTTGAAACAATATTCAGAAATTTCTAAGGAACATTAGAATAGAAGCTGCACTAGAAGTGAGAGATTGGAAGAGAGAAGGCAGAATGAAGAGTGGACGTGGCGAATGGAGACGTAAAAATAAGAATGAGACCTTTATAACTTGCTGCCATCTCATTAGGTTCATCACTTCTTGAAGTCAAATATACTGATTTAGCTGGGCAGGACCTTGTAATTAATTCATCAGAGGCATTGCTTAATTCATCAGAGATATTGCTCAGAGCAGGTCTGATGATGAAACCCAGAATTTTGTCTTTTTGTGACTTGGAGTGGGATAATTTTTGATGcatccaggtgtgtgtgtgtgtgtgtgtggggtcctgaagtcatttcccacttcttTTCTAGCTACtggttacaaaaacaaacaaaattgccTAGGCTGTATTACAGAACCCCACTAGTTTCCAAATACTTCCTCAAGTAGACTGTTTCTGGGAAGCCATTAGACATTGGACCAGGAagtccctttcctagcattggaCTAAGCCAGCAGACCTTCTGTCAGGGGACTTCCTTCGACAATTTCCTGACCCTTTTCTGACTCTCAGTCCACATTCTGTCTACCcagttttccccctttttcaaaaCCATCAACCAGAAATGTGTAAAGCCTGCTCTGTGGGGGGAAATCACTATTTCCAAAAGCCCCTTTGGTTTCATACAAAATTCTTCAGATTTTTAATTTGCAGAAGAATCCAAAGATGTGTGATTTCACGTGGAAAGAAAATGTCCGTGGCAATTCTAACACCAAAGTCTTTGCCTGTCTAAAAGCATCCTCAGAAATGAAAGGTATAAAAGTGTAGTTCAGAGCCATAATGGTGCCCATTCAAACTGTCTTGCTGGCCTCAGAAGGTTATCTGTTATTCTAGCCTGGGTGAAAGGTTCAAATTCTGTGGTTCAACATATGAGCATTTAAAAGGATTGCCGAGGCTAATAACTCTTATGCGCACCAGCTCCAGGTAACTCTTTCAGATGCCTTTGGCCCACATTTCTGGAACTCATGGAATGAGGAATGGGTGTCCTCCCTGTCTTGCcttcctctacctttcttagTTCCCACAGATTTTCTTAATCATATGCTTCTGCCTTTCTCTACAGAGTTGGTGATCAGATAACCCACATACGTATTCAGAATACAGGAGATTTTTATGACCTCTATGGAGGAGAGAAGTTTGCCACTTTGTCAGAGCTGGTGGAATACTACACCCAGCAACAAGGATCCCTGCAAGATAAAGATGGAACCATTATAGACCTGAGATATCCACTGAACTGCTCCGATCCCACTACAGAAAGGTATGGAGAAACAGATTGGCTTATGCCTACAGCTGAACACCCGTCCTTTTTGCATCCCATCTCATGCACTGACATTCAGCGGACATGCAGtttgtatacacatatatgtagTTGATtagaacatattattattattattattattattattattattattattattattattatttccatggataatccttatccatggattcaagcatcatggaaatacacaaaaaaatataaattccaaatagcaaatgctgattttccattttatataagggacaccattttgctatgccattgtacttaatgggactcaagcatccacgaatgttgttatccatgggaggtcctggatcCAAAACCCCAGCAGACCCACTGtattatcccgcctttctcccaacatagggactcaaagcagctaacagctAATAATTACAAACATTGTTATTCAAATGTAACTTTCAACATTTATACAATTTCTACACTGATCTGCATATATGATCCGCATATATGATACTTCTTTACATAGCATGTAAAGATACAAAGGGATTTCTTAATAATGTCCCAGCATCCTTTTGGCTCAGCTGGGGTCtttaataggagccctggtggctcagtggttaaatgcctgtactgcagccattcactcgaaaccacaaggttgcaagttcaagaccagcaaaagggcccaagctcgactcaggcttgcatccttctgaggtcgctaaaatgagtacccagactgttgggggcaaattagcttacttgctaattagcttacttgctgttcaccgctatgatctttggaatggcggtatataaataaaacaaattaattattattatttttggtcaTTTCAGCTTCCATAGATGGACTTTCCCTTAATACCATCATTTGAAGGTTTCCCACGTTTTGTATCTCTGCCCACTCTTCAAAGATTGGTGTGCTTCTCCTAACTGTTAGTTACTGACAGTAAAGGCTTTAAGCTAAACTATGTATTTTGGCCCTACCCTTTCTTTCGCCTTTGGCATGGGAAGATGGCCCCTGAGAACGTCCCTGATATGCaatttctctctcagagaactccCTTCACAGGTTCCCTGTCTTGCCCTAGCCCTCAGACTGTTACTGTGATATTCAAGTTTTTTGATCCCAAAACAGTAGAAATATGGTGATTTGGATCTTGAGTTAGCTAATTACGTTTTAAAAGTTATATTACTTGTTCTATTCTATGCCAAACAAAGTCCAAGATGGTTAACCAAAATTGGCAGATGGTGGAGCCCAATTCATCAAATATCCACTAGCGAGGAATGAGGTTGTCTGCTATCAGGCCTGTCTGCTGCTACACAGCCCTGAGCTGAAACATACATGTAAACCTGAAGTTTGTCATTCTTTGACATCAAAACTGTTGGATTAATGCTGTGTGAGGATATTTGGCTGCATCAATTTTCTCCTTTACTTGTCTTCCCCAGTTCAGTGGTTTTTATTCACTCTCACTGTAGCCTCTTCAGTATCCTTCAGAAATGCCACTTTCCCTGAAAATTGCACTGTATTTGAGGCAGCCAGTACTGGTGTAGTTTTCATGTCTATATTAAATTAACACATGTTCATCAATTCACACACTTCTATGTGTATTCAGTCACTTCAAGTACACCTTTGCACATGGCCTGTATTTTCTATACTAACACCTGGGTACAAATCAGATATCAGTGTCAAGAAACAGATTCTACCTATCATGTTGTAGATGTTTAGGATGAACACATGTATTTCAGTATAGGTTTTTCAGTACAGAAAAATCCTCTCCTTGGGTCCTGAAAGGCTATTAATCTTCCCTCCTTATTGTTCCCTCTTTATTATTCCAAGCATTTTGGTGGAAAGAGATTCCTTTTGCAGGGGGTTGTGGCTCATAATATGCCTGTTGCCATTTGATGAAGTTTCAGGATCAGTTTGATTTATATTTGGAAACTGGATTTCCTCTGTCTCATTGATTTGCTATTTTTGGCCCACTGTTAAACATGAAAATTGTGGTTTAGATAAGATGCAGAAATTGTATATTAAGCTTACAGTGAGAGCAGCTAAGAGAGAGTGAATATAgtgtagtggttgagcattgaactataacactgggagactagggttcaaatcccagcttggccatggaaacccattgggtgacccacATTTtatcaggctcagaggatggcaaaggcaaaccccactctgaacaaatcttgacaagaaaatcccatgatagggttagcaTAAGACAAGTcaggaattacttgaaggcatacaaataGAATATGTTGCCTCAGAAGATGGTGAAGTCTTCTATTTGGAGGTTCTTAAACCCCTTCTGCCaagcagaaactctcaatcaaagcatccccgacagatggccatccagcctctgtttaaagacctctaaggaaggagactctactacactccaagggaatgtgttccactgtcgaacagcccttactgtcaagaagttcctcctaatgttgaggtggaatctctgttcctgtcatttgcatccattgctccaggtcttgttcactgaagcagcagaaaacaagcttgctccctcctcaatatgacatcccttcaaatatttaaacagggatatcccTATGTCTCTAAGTACAAAACGTCTGTATCAAACTGAGGGTTGTGTAAATTCATTTTGCTCTGTATTGAGATGGAGGCACAGTGCTCCATAGCTAATAGGAGAGAGTGaagtcttctcttcttcccccaccccataGACTGGTGTTGTCTTGTACTTTAGGCTCtctggggagtgtgtgtgtgtgtgtgtgtgtgtgtgtgtgtgcccatgcaTCCAAAATGTAGCAGTTGGCCAGGGAGCCGGCTGCTTCCTCCCTTGCGGTTGGAAAGTTCTGCCCTCCAGGCCCTTACGAAAACTCTTTatctctttccccctccattcTCACCCAAGATTTTCCATCACGTGGCTTCCTCCCAGCTTGGTCCTCTGAGCTTAACTGTTTCCTCTCTGTCCTTTCAGCAGCTGCTAGTCTTGGTCATTGGTAAACTTTAAAATGGTGGAGAGTTGCAGTTCTGTATGTCTGTGcatcttcaacaacaacaacaaaataaataaataaagagagagagagtggttcTAAAATATAAGCAGTCACAGATTAATAATTCTCTAACAACCATTGCAACGAACAAATCATTCCCCCTACTCTTCAATCAAACCCACACTATTTGTGATGTACTGAGGTGAATGTAGTTTAGCATGCAGTTGTAGCCAGCCAGGTACTGGGATGATGTTTGACACGGCCAGTcaggcaggggaaaaaaaagatctAGGCTGGTTTAGGAAGATTCTGGTGGGCTCCCACTCTTGGGTTTTGGTGGGTCACAAGCTGCACAGGCCTGATTTAATGTCAAACCATTGAGAACATTTGGGAAGactcaaggaaaagagattccaccttaacattaggagaaacatcttgacagttagagctgtttgacagtggaacgcactccctcgaagagtggtggcgtctccttctttggaggtctttaagcagaagctggatggccatcttgtgattgtgagttcctgcatggcaggggattggactggatggcccttgtgatctctttcaacttatgattctatgaaataagaaGTTGCTTGAAAGGTGGAAAAGTTTAATATTTGGCTCAGGATGAAATAAGCTCCATATGTAGTTCACCCACCAACCCATTTATAAGTCTACCTCAGTCCAGGGCACTGGACTCCTCCTGGATAGAGAAAATGGTGACTCTTCTTTAAAAGCAACAGTAGTTATAACCTTGATTTGAGAAACATAAACCATTTCCTCCTCACTGGGCAAGCAGCTTGGGTGTGTGGTTACTGGCCATCTCAGGCACTAGTCAATGAAACTGGTGTTCTGGATCTATTGCAGTTGAGCTTCAGGCCTGTTTTTAGAACAGAAAGTACCTTGGTCACCTTGTGGGGTTCCTTTACCGAAAGAAGGGAAAATGGAGTGTGATGTTATTGATTATTGTAGACCCTTTGGTAGCTTTCTGGATGGACTTTTGAGATTGGCTACTTGGATGGTGAAAGTGGTGTTGGGAACAATGCTGTGGATCCTGGCTGCTGTGCTGGAGTTTTCCACACAGCTCTGCTTTATAGAGTTGGatgggaccacaaggaccatttaCCCCAAGCCCCTGCCATAAAGGGATGTAcatctaaagcactcctgaaagatgcccatccaacttctgtttaaagacctccaaaattGGAGAGTCAGCCTCCTTATGgggcaatctattccactattgaacagctcttacaatacaaaagttcttcctaatgtttaggtggaatctttttttttttttttttggcaatttaAATCCACCTGTTTAAGTTCTTGTCTCTTTAGCAACAGAAACCAAGCTTGCACCATCTTCTATATgatatctcttcagatattttgtttatattattatatatttttattgaaacatAGATATTCTATCaatataaaacacacaaacaaggtTATAATATTGCAAATACTACAAATACAATAAACACAACCCCAAAAAACCTTTTGTCTAGTTCTACTACTACATCTACAAAAACTACACACTATTACTATTACTGACAgctaacatggtgtagtagtttgaccattggactatgaatctggagaacagagtttgaatcacATGTTTAGTTTGttgtccactaagactcctagatccctttaatGCTCAccgctttcaagccaggtgtcactcatcctatgtttgtgcatttcattcttcctGACTggatataatgtgtgtgtgtatgggtgtgtggcctgttgaattatggcaacctcatgaatttcataggcttttcttaggcaaggaatatttagaaaTGGTTGTGCCAATTCCTGCTTCTGAAACAGAGCTTAAAGCACCTGGATGTGGTAACTTACcattatccctgttgaaattcattttgttagttttgggctagctctccaatctgttaagGACATCTTTAATCAGTTCTGTGTTCTGAGGTACAATTACTCCTTcctatatgcaggggatctgttcaggaaacacacacaaacacacgcaccCGCGTATAGGAAAAAACGTGTATGGTTAATCCCTTTATTTTCTATGGCGGCACATTCATTAGTTAACTTAtttcattccctttccctttttctatttcattctctcccccgccccccttttttgtatatgtgtgttatAATTAGTTGCATAATTGGTTCTTTCActtatttcttttttgtattattgaattatcaaaatttattttagtaataataattatcctTCTGGAATACCTGGGAGATGGGAATCAGAGGCACTGTGTTGCAATGGTTCCCATTTTACCTCTCAGGCAAGTTCCAGATGGTGCTTGGGAATGGCATACCGCAGGGTGCCATACTATCCCAAATGCTGCATGAAACCACTGggggagatcatccagaggcaaggtgctatcagtacactgatgacccACAAATATACTACTCTatgccttcaaaaacagcctcagctaaggataATGTGTCTCACCTGAACAAATGCCTGgaagaggtaatgggctggatgaagaaaaacacattgaaactgaatccagagaagacagaggtgcttactatcAAGGGTCCTAATCTGGGACTGAAGTTCTGgatagggtcacactccccctggaAGACTATGTTCACAGCTTGTGAGTGTTTCTGGATTCctctctccaaatgtcagcccagATAGATGAGATGGTCGGGAGTTATTCTTATCAGCTAAGCCAACTGCTCcccttcctagaattggaagctctaaagatggtagtgcacatatTGGTAACCTCAAAGCtagacttttgcaatgcactctacNNNNNNNNNNNNNNNNNNNNNNNNNCACCATTTTCCAAGCAAAACCATGTATTaactctttccccccttttgattATGTCATGTCGAAGAAGCCCCGTGTCCTTGCCTGCCTTGCCCTCTAGCGGAGGCCCACCATGCAAGGACTCCTGCCGACTGCATTCCCTGGGCTTCCTTACCTGTTGAAGGGATCACATTTTTGAAGAGAGAGGCGAGCGCCGAGACAGGAAGGAAATGGTGTGTGTGATACAATGGCCTCTGAACTACACTTCCCACAATGCATTGTTTTCCTGCGAGCTCACAAAGCAGAGCCAACTTGCCACACTGGGATGATCGAGGCAGCATCCTTGCGCAGATCATATtctgtttgacagcactttaatggccacggctccatgctatggaattctagggagtGTAGTTTGTTCGGCACCAGAGATGTTGCCTTAATCTAAGGGTGACTCTGGTAGCAATGCTTTGAAGGTTTtacaatagcaatggcaagtacattgcTACACCATTATCAGTGAACGAAGCATCCCTAAATGGTTTAATCCATACGACTATCCCCcaccaagctgggtactcattttgctgCCCTCCAAACACTATGCAAGCTgcgtggaccttggagccctgggatgaACTTGTTAAAGTATATTGctaattgtattgaaaatgttcagatgtgcaATGGTTCataggtttaaaatggttccagAGGAG from Sceloporus undulatus isolate JIND9_A2432 ecotype Alabama chromosome 2, SceUnd_v1.1, whole genome shotgun sequence includes the following:
- the LOC121922066 gene encoding tyrosine-protein phosphatase non-receptor type 6-like isoform X2, producing MPSCRWFHRDLSGIDAEALLKARGIHGSFLARPSRKNKGDFSLSVRVGDQITHIRIQNTGDFYDLYGGEKFATLSELVEYYTQQQGSLQDKDGTIIDLRYPLNCSDPTTESPRWLTKIGRWWSPIHQISTSEE
- the LOC121922066 gene encoding tyrosine-protein phosphatase non-receptor type 6-like isoform X1; protein product: MLWNLAFSVFLTGDPRVWGPDAILQASAYLENGIISCWLVKIVWFKGKRGSSTARFPNRWFHRDLSGIDAEALLKARGIHGSFLARPSRKNKGDFSLSVRVGDQITHIRIQNTGDFYDLYGGEKFATLSELVEYYTQQQGSLQDKDGTIIDLRYPLNCSDPTTESPRWLTKIGRWWSPIHQISTSEE